A stretch of Flavobacterium sp. N2270 DNA encodes these proteins:
- a CDS encoding NAD kinase — MKFAIFGQNYQGNTEEIVLEVIKILNENNIEIIIEEKFKNSFKNISSNITSFESHEELDHSVNVLISIGGDGTILRAITYVRDKNIPIVGINTGRLGFLATVQIENINLLLNKVINKDFTISKRSLLNLQCTPRNPDLVDLNFALNEVTVSRKDSTSMITIETYLNGEYLTSYWADGLIISTPTGSTGYSLSCGGPVLMPDVNSLVITPIAPHNLNARPLVIPDNTEIELKVTGREEQYLVSLDSRITSVTNETLLKINKTSFQVNMIEFQDEGFLKTIRKKLLWGEDRRN; from the coding sequence ATGAAATTTGCAATATTTGGTCAAAATTATCAAGGCAATACAGAAGAAATTGTTTTAGAAGTTATTAAAATTCTTAACGAGAATAATATAGAAATTATAATTGAAGAGAAATTCAAAAATAGTTTTAAAAACATTAGCAGTAATATTACATCTTTCGAATCACATGAAGAGCTTGATCATTCTGTAAACGTACTAATTAGCATTGGTGGAGACGGAACAATTCTTCGAGCAATTACATATGTAAGAGATAAAAACATCCCTATTGTAGGTATAAATACAGGTAGACTTGGTTTTTTAGCAACTGTTCAAATTGAAAACATTAATTTACTTTTAAACAAAGTAATTAATAAAGATTTTACAATTTCCAAAAGAAGTTTATTAAACTTACAATGTACCCCAAGAAATCCAGACTTAGTAGATTTAAATTTTGCACTCAACGAAGTTACTGTTTCTAGAAAAGACTCAACCTCTATGATAACAATTGAAACTTACTTAAATGGAGAGTATTTAACATCATACTGGGCTGACGGATTAATTATTTCAACTCCAACAGGATCTACTGGATATTCTTTAAGTTGTGGCGGACCTGTTTTAATGCCAGATGTTAACAGCCTAGTCATTACACCAATTGCACCACACAATCTAAACGCAAGACCATTGGTAATCCCTGACAATACAGAAATTGAATTAAAAGTTACCGGTAGAGAAGAGCAGTATTTAGTTTCATTAGATTCAAGAATTACCTCAGTAACTAACGAAACACTTCTCAAAATAAACAAAACTTCTTTTCAAGTAAATATGATTGAGTTTCAAGACGAAGGTTTTCTTAAAACTATTAGAAAAAAACTACTTTGGGGTGAAGACAGAAGAAATTAA
- a CDS encoding DUF6089 family protein — protein sequence MRRVYLYICLVFCALNSNAQINELGVFLGGSNYIGDVGPTDYISPNEPAFGVIYKWNRSTRHSYRFSYFQGNISSKDMDSDVPSRKLRGNSFKNNIKEFSAGIEFNFFEFDLHSNEKTITPYVFTGINHFIYNEIYIAGNKSHLDYRHSSFAIPMVIGLKTRLVRNIIIGVEVGARYTFSDNLDGSNPINENLEIYKFGNLNSNDWYVFSGFTLTYTFGKNPCFCTE from the coding sequence ATGAGAAGAGTATACCTTTATATATGTTTAGTGTTTTGCGCCTTAAATTCTAACGCTCAAATCAACGAATTAGGAGTTTTTTTAGGAGGAAGTAATTATATTGGTGATGTTGGACCAACTGATTACATCTCTCCTAATGAGCCTGCTTTTGGTGTAATTTATAAATGGAATCGAAGCACAAGACATTCTTACAGATTTTCATATTTTCAAGGAAACATAAGCTCGAAAGATATGGATAGTGATGTTCCTAGCAGAAAATTAAGAGGAAATAGTTTTAAAAATAACATTAAGGAATTCTCAGCCGGTATAGAGTTTAATTTTTTTGAATTCGACTTACACAGTAATGAAAAAACAATAACTCCATATGTTTTTACCGGAATAAACCATTTTATTTACAATGAAATATATATTGCCGGAAACAAAAGTCATTTAGATTATAGACACAGTTCGTTTGCTATTCCAATGGTAATTGGACTAAAAACAAGATTGGTTAGAAACATTATAATTGGTGTTGAAGTTGGAGCAAGATATACTTTTTCAGATAATCTTGACGGAAGTAACCCTATTAACGAAAATTTAGAAATATATAAATTCGGAAATTTAAATAGTAATGATTGGTATGTTTTTTCAGGCTTTACGCTAACATACACATTTGGTAAGAATCCATGCTTTTGTACTGAGTAA
- a CDS encoding CBS domain-containing protein, whose protein sequence is MNTILEYINKENKPFNSNETINEVQDLFMDFSYSHFPVLENETYIGSLSREDAETLSPDTKIEANRINLERFFAKSSMNWLDVQELFARNQTNLMPVLDGNNKYLGYFEMEEFIRIFHETPFLKEEGGIIVIRKNNTDFSMSQITQIVESNNAKLLGLFISNIENDEIEITLKISLGGMNDIIQTFRRFEYIVVSQHQEDSYIENLKERSDYLDKYLNI, encoded by the coding sequence ATGAATACCATTTTAGAATACATTAATAAGGAGAATAAACCTTTCAATAGCAACGAGACTATAAATGAAGTCCAAGACTTATTTATGGATTTTTCTTACTCACATTTTCCTGTTCTAGAAAACGAAACATACATAGGTAGTTTAAGTAGAGAAGATGCAGAAACATTAAGCCCAGATACAAAGATTGAGGCTAACAGAATTAATCTTGAGCGTTTTTTTGCCAAAAGCAGTATGAATTGGCTAGATGTTCAGGAGCTTTTTGCACGAAACCAAACCAACCTTATGCCTGTTTTAGATGGAAACAACAAGTATCTTGGTTATTTTGAAATGGAAGAGTTTATTAGAATCTTTCATGAAACTCCGTTTTTAAAGGAAGAAGGTGGAATAATCGTTATCAGAAAAAATAATACTGATTTTTCAATGAGTCAAATTACCCAAATAGTTGAAAGCAACAATGCTAAATTACTCGGTTTATTTATTTCAAATATAGAAAATGACGAAATAGAGATTACTTTAAAAATTAGCTTAGGTGGAATGAATGATATTATCCAAACTTTTAGAAGGTTTGAATATATTGTTGTATCTCAACATCAAGAAGATTCATACATTGAAAACCTAAAAGAGAGGTCTGATTATTTAGACAAGTACTTAAACATTTAA
- a CDS encoding OmpH family outer membrane protein gives MKQLKTLAIALVMFVGTQVSAQTKMAHIDVKALMTSMPEMKTAQTQIQKVQETYDKEYKTMVQEYQTKLQKYEQEAPTVGEAVNETRSKEMQDMGQRIQDFQQSATKQLQQKELDLLKPIMEKAQAAIAKIAAAKGYDYVLDATEGSGLLVAKGPNLLADVKKELGF, from the coding sequence ATGAAACAATTAAAAACATTAGCAATCGCATTAGTAATGTTTGTTGGAACTCAAGTTTCTGCACAAACTAAAATGGCACATATTGACGTAAAAGCCTTAATGACATCGATGCCAGAAATGAAAACGGCTCAAACTCAAATCCAAAAAGTTCAAGAAACTTATGATAAAGAGTACAAAACAATGGTACAAGAATACCAAACAAAATTGCAAAAATATGAGCAAGAAGCTCCTACTGTTGGAGAAGCAGTAAATGAAACTCGTTCAAAAGAAATGCAAGATATGGGGCAACGCATACAAGACTTTCAACAAAGTGCAACTAAACAATTACAACAAAAAGAATTAGACTTATTAAAGCCAATCATGGAGAAAGCTCAAGCAGCAATTGCAAAAATTGCAGCTGCTAAAGGCTATGATTATGTTTTAGATGCTACAGAAGGAAGTGGCTTACTTGTTGCTAAAGGTCCAAACCTATTAGCTGATGTTAAAAAAGAATTAGGATTCTAA
- a CDS encoding OmpH family outer membrane protein: MRITKYISVLLLLVTISSFAQSRGIRIGYIDMEYILEKVPDYAEAKNQLEQKAQKWKQEIEVKKNDIKTLKESLNTEKVLLTKELIEEREEEISFLEKELLDYQEKRFGAKGDLMIQKTLLVKPIQDQVFTAIQDIAEAKKYDFIFDKSSDLTMLFAAQRFDISDQVVRVLTRIQKREQLTKKQLKEQEAKDAEEDMIDENPAMAERQRILDERKAAREKLIEEKKQAAEERKRIAAEKRQKLIDEREAKKNGTVIETNNEDDSNKNSNTEEKEISNEKELSPQEKRDAVIEERKQKAEERKKALEERKKKILEEREAAKKAKEEKSE, translated from the coding sequence ATGAGAATAACTAAATACATTTCAGTTTTGCTTTTACTAGTAACTATTTCTTCTTTTGCTCAATCAAGAGGCATAAGAATTGGATATATTGACATGGAATATATCTTGGAAAAAGTACCAGATTATGCTGAAGCTAAAAACCAACTTGAGCAAAAAGCACAAAAATGGAAACAAGAAATTGAAGTTAAAAAAAACGACATAAAAACACTAAAAGAGAGTTTAAATACTGAAAAGGTTCTTTTAACAAAAGAGCTAATTGAAGAAAGAGAAGAAGAAATATCTTTTTTAGAAAAAGAACTATTAGATTATCAGGAAAAAAGATTTGGAGCTAAAGGAGATTTAATGATCCAAAAAACGCTATTAGTAAAACCTATACAAGATCAGGTTTTCACAGCTATTCAAGATATCGCTGAAGCAAAAAAATATGATTTTATTTTTGACAAATCATCTGATTTAACAATGTTGTTTGCAGCTCAACGTTTTGATATAAGCGATCAAGTTGTTCGTGTTTTAACACGAATTCAAAAAAGAGAGCAGCTTACCAAAAAACAACTTAAAGAACAGGAAGCAAAGGATGCCGAAGAAGATATGATTGATGAAAATCCAGCAATGGCAGAAAGACAAAGAATTTTAGATGAAAGAAAAGCAGCAAGAGAAAAACTAATTGAAGAGAAAAAACAAGCTGCTGAAGAAAGAAAAAGAATAGCTGCGGAAAAAAGACAAAAATTAATCGATGAAAGAGAAGCTAAAAAAAATGGCACAGTAATTGAAACTAATAACGAAGATGATTCAAATAAAAACTCTAATACTGAAGAAAAAGAAATTTCTAATGAAAAAGAGTTAAGCCCTCAAGAAAAAAGAGATGCGGTAATTGAAGAAAGAAAACAGAAAGCTGAAGAGAGAAAAAAAGCTTTAGAAGAAAGAAAGAAAAAAATATTAGAAGAAAGAGAAGCAGCAAAAAAAGCCAAAGAAGAGAAATCTGAATAA
- a CDS encoding pyridoxine 5'-phosphate synthase: protein MTKLSVNINKIATLRNSRGGDVPNLLKVAKDIQAFGAEGITIHPRPDERHIRYQDARDLKSIVYTEYNIEGNPQHNFIDLVLECKPTQVTLVPDAIGALTSNAGWDTIKHQAYLKEVIQEFQRNGIRTSVFVDANEKMVEGAKESGADRIELYTESFAHEFGLGNKAGIDPFVKAALRANDLNIGINAGHDLSLDNIKFFKDNIPNLLEVSIGHALISESLYLGLENVVNMYLQKLK, encoded by the coding sequence ATGACTAAATTATCAGTAAATATTAATAAAATAGCAACCTTAAGAAATTCTAGAGGTGGAGATGTTCCTAATTTATTAAAAGTAGCGAAAGACATACAGGCTTTTGGAGCCGAAGGAATAACAATTCATCCACGACCAGATGAACGCCATATTCGTTATCAAGATGCGCGCGACTTAAAGTCAATTGTATATACCGAATATAACATAGAAGGAAATCCTCAGCATAACTTTATAGACTTAGTGTTGGAATGTAAACCAACACAGGTAACGCTTGTGCCAGATGCAATTGGTGCTTTAACATCTAATGCTGGTTGGGACACAATTAAGCATCAAGCTTATTTAAAAGAAGTAATTCAAGAATTTCAACGCAACGGAATTAGAACTTCAGTTTTTGTAGATGCAAATGAAAAAATGGTTGAAGGGGCAAAAGAATCTGGTGCTGATAGAATTGAATTGTATACCGAAAGTTTTGCACACGAATTTGGATTGGGAAATAAAGCAGGAATCGATCCTTTTGTAAAAGCGGCATTACGTGCTAATGATTTAAATATTGGTATAAACGCGGGTCACGATTTAAGTTTAGATAACATCAAATTTTTTAAAGATAACATTCCTAATTTATTAGAAGTTTCAATTGGTCACGCACTAATTTCCGAATCTCTGTATCTTGGATTGGAAAATGTAGTAAACATGTATCTTCAAAAGTTAAAATAA
- a CDS encoding alpha/beta fold hydrolase yields MLYSKIEGEGKPFLILHGFLGMSDNWKTLGLEFSKLPYQVHMLDLRNHGRSLQSPVFNYQVLAQDVIEYCAENKLENIILLGHSMGGKVAMEIACTHPNLVEKLIVADIGPKFYPQHHQSILQGLLSVDFSLKPSRSDVDEQVSKYVTDFGTRQFLLKSLYWEKPGQLNYRFNINYLNNNIDEIGKELSENMIFEKKTLFLRGENSNYILNDDVANIQKHFPNMILQTVSSAGHWLHAENPKEFYNYVNDFLNN; encoded by the coding sequence ATGTTATATTCAAAAATAGAAGGAGAAGGGAAACCTTTTTTAATATTACATGGCTTTCTTGGTATGTCAGACAATTGGAAAACACTAGGTTTAGAGTTTTCTAAATTACCATATCAAGTTCACATGTTAGATTTAAGAAATCATGGAAGAAGTTTGCAGTCTCCAGTTTTTAATTATCAAGTATTGGCTCAAGATGTAATTGAGTATTGTGCCGAAAACAAATTGGAAAACATAATTTTATTAGGGCATTCAATGGGAGGTAAGGTTGCAATGGAAATTGCGTGTACACATCCTAATTTAGTTGAAAAGCTAATTGTTGCAGATATTGGTCCAAAATTTTATCCACAGCATCATCAATCTATTTTACAAGGTTTGTTGTCGGTTGATTTTTCTTTAAAACCTTCTCGATCTGATGTTGATGAACAAGTTTCTAAATATGTAACTGATTTTGGAACAAGACAATTTTTGCTTAAAAGTTTATATTGGGAAAAACCAGGGCAACTAAATTATAGATTCAATATCAATTATTTAAATAATAATATTGATGAAATTGGTAAAGAATTATCAGAAAATATGATTTTTGAGAAAAAAACTCTTTTTTTAAGAGGAGAAAACTCAAATTATATTTTAAATGATGATGTTGCGAATATTCAAAAGCATTTCCCAAATATGATTTTACAAACAGTTTCATCAGCTGGTCATTGGTTACATGCCGAGAATCCTAAAGAATTCTATAATTATGTAAATGATTTTTTAAATAACTAA
- a CDS encoding isoprenyl transferase produces the protein MSLLNNINQNNVPNHLAIIMDGNGRWAKQRGLLRSIGHEGGTKSVRTTVETCAKLGIKNLTLYAFSTENWNRPKLEVDTLMKLLVSSLKKEIKTLQENNIKLNAIGNLTNLPNKVQKELKEVISKTSTNTRMTLTLALSYGSREEIIQAVKKISEKVKNNIISIEAIDESIINQHLYTQDIPDVDLVIRTSGEHRISNFLLWQIAYAEFYFTDVLWPDFSEENLYEAIVSYQQRERRFGKTSEQISK, from the coding sequence ATGAGTCTATTAAATAACATAAACCAGAACAACGTTCCCAACCATTTAGCAATAATTATGGATGGCAATGGTCGCTGGGCAAAACAAAGAGGATTATTACGATCTATTGGCCATGAAGGTGGAACCAAAAGTGTAAGAACAACTGTAGAGACTTGCGCAAAACTAGGAATTAAAAACCTAACTCTTTACGCTTTTTCTACAGAAAATTGGAATAGACCAAAACTTGAAGTTGACACACTAATGAAGTTGTTAGTTTCTTCATTAAAAAAAGAAATCAAAACACTTCAGGAAAATAACATTAAATTAAATGCAATAGGAAATTTAACAAATTTACCTAACAAAGTACAGAAAGAACTAAAAGAAGTAATTTCAAAAACTTCAACAAATACTAGAATGACACTAACTTTAGCCCTAAGTTATGGTTCCAGAGAAGAGATCATTCAAGCTGTTAAAAAAATAAGTGAGAAAGTTAAAAATAATATAATTTCTATCGAAGCTATTGATGAATCAATTATTAATCAGCATCTTTACACGCAAGATATACCCGATGTTGACTTAGTAATTAGAACTAGCGGTGAACACAGGATAAGTAATTTTTTATTATGGCAAATTGCATACGCTGAATTTTATTTCACAGATGTACTTTGGCCAGATTTTAGTGAAGAAAACTTATATGAAGCAATCGTTAGTTATCAGCAAAGGGAAAGAAGATTTGGAAAAACAAGTGAACAAATTTCAAAGTAA
- the bamA gene encoding outer membrane protein assembly factor BamA, which produces MKQSLVISKGKEDLEKQVNKFQSKKMLKKGIQVLFTLLLVGTYNTTVAQETKFEDGKEYILADVEVTGKVSYNQQTVVTFSGLENGQKIMVPGEEISTAIKKLWKLGLFSDVNFYITKIEGDSIFLELNLNESPKLADVKLVGIKKGKADEIIKQTDLKKGKIVNENLITTTKNYIENKYKKDGYYNAKVFINTSPDTTDNSVKMLVNINKGNKVKVKKIDFVGNNEIKDSKLKNAFKNTKQKSVFHIFKRSKYIKEKYKEDLVSVINKYKENGFRDARVTSDSISYDKKSNTVSIKVNLEEGKKYYFGDIRYLGNTVYTDQQLSRMLGIKKGDVYNGVMLQKRIADQSKPDGEDITNLYQNNGYLFSSINPVEVRTYNDTIDFEIRITEGPIAYFNKISVVGNDKTNDHVIYRELRTKPGQKYSKEELIRSIRELGQLGFFDPEAIKPEFKNVDPQAGTVDIEYSVVEKGSSQIELQGGYGGGGFIGTLGLSFNNFSARNIFKKDSYKPLPMGDGQKMSLRLQGSTYFQTYSLSFSEPWLGGKKPINFSTTLSHSKQFLYDYSSRAVTRSKSFNITSVSVGLAKRLTVPDDYFVLSQNVSFQYYELNNYNTGLFTFGNGSSKNLSYTIALTRNSKGVNPVFPTYGSEFSVSGKFTPPYSLFNGIDYADLENQAKYKVRAAEAGTDPDGANYPAGAYLDEDGYQVSQYSDAATDQGKVDQKRFNWLEFYKIKFKGDWYTRLFDKLVLRSLGEFGYMGAYNQDRGLVPFERFYLGGDGLANYSLDGRETIQLRGYPNQSLSPVNDDGEQVGATIYNKFSLELRYPITLKQAASIYALTFLEAGSAYNDFKDYNPFNLQRSAGFGLRVFMPAFGLIGIDFAHGFDAIPGQTAKSGWQTHFIIGQQF; this is translated from the coding sequence ATGAAGCAATCGTTAGTTATCAGCAAAGGGAAAGAAGATTTGGAAAAACAAGTGAACAAATTTCAAAGTAAAAAAATGTTAAAAAAAGGAATACAAGTGCTATTTACCCTATTATTAGTAGGTACATACAATACAACAGTTGCTCAAGAGACTAAATTTGAAGACGGAAAAGAATATATCTTAGCTGATGTTGAAGTAACCGGAAAAGTAAGCTATAATCAACAAACTGTTGTAACTTTTTCAGGTTTAGAAAATGGTCAAAAAATTATGGTTCCTGGAGAAGAAATAAGCACAGCTATTAAAAAATTATGGAAACTTGGTTTATTTAGCGATGTAAATTTTTATATCACAAAAATTGAAGGAGACAGTATTTTTCTTGAGTTAAACTTAAACGAATCTCCAAAATTAGCAGACGTAAAACTAGTAGGAATTAAGAAAGGTAAAGCTGATGAAATCATCAAACAAACCGATCTTAAAAAAGGAAAAATTGTTAATGAAAACCTAATTACTACTACTAAAAACTATATCGAAAATAAATACAAAAAAGACGGTTACTATAACGCTAAAGTTTTTATTAATACATCACCTGACACCACAGACAACAGTGTTAAAATGTTAGTAAACATTAATAAAGGAAATAAAGTAAAAGTAAAAAAAATTGATTTTGTTGGAAATAACGAAATTAAAGACAGTAAACTAAAAAACGCATTTAAGAACACAAAACAAAAAAGTGTATTTCATATTTTTAAAAGGTCAAAGTATATCAAAGAAAAATATAAAGAAGACTTAGTTTCTGTTATTAATAAATATAAAGAAAATGGTTTTAGAGATGCTCGAGTAACATCCGATTCTATTTCTTATGACAAAAAATCAAACACCGTTTCTATAAAAGTAAATCTAGAAGAAGGTAAAAAGTATTATTTTGGAGACATCAGATATTTAGGAAATACAGTTTATACTGACCAACAATTAAGCAGAATGCTTGGAATAAAAAAAGGAGATGTCTATAATGGAGTAATGCTTCAAAAAAGAATCGCAGATCAATCAAAACCTGATGGAGAAGACATCACAAACCTATATCAAAATAACGGCTATTTATTTTCAAGTATCAACCCTGTTGAAGTTAGAACATATAATGACACAATTGATTTTGAAATCAGAATAACCGAAGGACCAATCGCTTATTTCAACAAAATATCTGTTGTTGGAAACGACAAAACTAACGATCATGTTATTTATAGAGAATTAAGAACTAAACCTGGTCAAAAATATAGTAAAGAGGAATTAATTCGTTCAATCAGAGAATTAGGACAACTTGGTTTTTTTGACCCAGAGGCAATTAAACCAGAATTTAAAAACGTAGATCCTCAAGCTGGAACCGTTGATATTGAATATAGCGTTGTTGAGAAAGGATCAAGTCAAATTGAACTTCAAGGAGGTTATGGAGGTGGAGGATTCATTGGAACATTAGGTCTTTCATTTAATAATTTTTCTGCAAGAAATATATTTAAAAAAGACTCATATAAACCCCTTCCAATGGGTGATGGTCAGAAAATGTCTTTAAGACTACAAGGAAGTACTTATTTTCAAACATATAGTCTATCCTTTTCTGAACCATGGTTAGGTGGTAAAAAACCAATAAATTTTTCGACCACTTTATCTCATAGTAAACAATTTTTATACGATTATAGTTCAAGAGCAGTTACAAGAAGTAAAAGTTTCAACATTACATCAGTATCTGTTGGACTTGCAAAAAGGTTAACAGTTCCAGATGATTATTTTGTATTATCTCAAAATGTTTCTTTTCAATATTATGAATTGAACAACTACAACACGGGTTTATTTACTTTTGGTAATGGGTCTTCTAAAAATCTATCTTACACAATTGCCCTAACAAGAAATAGCAAAGGTGTAAACCCTGTTTTTCCAACTTATGGTTCAGAATTTAGTGTTTCAGGTAAGTTTACTCCACCATACTCTTTATTCAATGGTATAGATTATGCAGATTTAGAAAACCAAGCTAAATACAAAGTTAGAGCTGCTGAAGCTGGCACTGATCCTGATGGAGCAAATTATCCTGCTGGAGCATACTTAGACGAAGATGGATATCAAGTCTCTCAATATAGTGATGCCGCAACAGACCAAGGGAAAGTGGATCAAAAAAGATTTAATTGGTTAGAATTTTATAAAATTAAATTTAAAGGTGATTGGTATACAAGATTATTTGACAAATTAGTATTGCGTTCACTTGGAGAGTTTGGATATATGGGTGCATATAATCAAGATAGAGGTCTAGTTCCATTCGAAAGATTTTATTTAGGAGGAGATGGACTAGCTAATTATTCATTAGACGGAAGAGAAACAATTCAATTAAGAGGTTACCCGAACCAATCTTTATCACCTGTAAATGATGATGGAGAACAAGTTGGAGCAACCATTTACAATAAATTTTCATTAGAACTTCGTTACCCTATAACATTAAAACAAGCAGCGTCAATATATGCTTTAACATTTTTGGAAGCAGGTTCAGCATATAATGATTTTAAAGATTACAACCCTTTTAACCTTCAAAGATCAGCTGGTTTTGGCCTTAGAGTTTTTATGCCTGCTTTTGGATTAATTGGAATTGATTTTGCTCATGGATTTGATGCAATACCAGGACAAACAGCAAAGAGTGGTTGGCAAACTCATTTCATCATAGGACAACAATTCTAA
- the murI gene encoding glutamate racemase — translation MSNKNPIGLFDSGIGGTSIWKEIHSLLPFENTIYLADSKNAPYGVKSKEEIIELSIKNTEFLLNKNCKLIVVACNTATTNAIKELRNKYTVPFIGIEPAIKPAANKTSTHTIGILATKGTLNSELFHKNVENFSGVKIIEQIGHGLVQLIENGDINSDEMTLLLESYIKPMLEQNIDHLVLGCSHYPYLIPQIKKIIPPYVKIIDSGEAVAKQTEYILNKYNLNNNSTEKSYQHFYTNSDSKVLKGILNNNYSVFEKDF, via the coding sequence ATGAGTAATAAAAATCCTATAGGTTTATTTGATTCCGGAATTGGAGGAACATCAATTTGGAAAGAGATTCATTCGCTTCTACCTTTTGAAAATACTATTTACTTAGCAGATAGTAAAAATGCCCCTTATGGTGTAAAGTCGAAAGAAGAAATAATTGAATTATCAATTAAAAATACAGAATTTTTATTAAACAAAAACTGCAAATTAATTGTTGTTGCCTGTAATACTGCAACTACAAATGCAATTAAAGAATTAAGAAACAAATACACTGTTCCATTTATTGGAATTGAACCTGCAATAAAACCTGCTGCAAATAAAACAAGTACACATACTATTGGAATATTAGCAACCAAAGGAACACTAAACAGCGAGTTATTTCATAAAAATGTTGAAAACTTCTCAGGTGTAAAAATAATTGAACAAATAGGCCATGGATTGGTACAACTAATAGAAAACGGAGACATTAACTCTGATGAAATGACTCTTCTACTAGAGAGTTATATTAAACCAATGTTAGAACAGAATATTGACCATTTAGTTTTGGGCTGTAGTCATTACCCTTATTTAATTCCTCAAATAAAAAAGATAATCCCTCCATATGTAAAAATTATTGATTCTGGAGAAGCTGTTGCAAAACAAACAGAATATATCTTAAATAAATATAATTTAAACAATAACTCCACAGAAAAAAGCTACCAACACTTTTACACTAATAGCGATTCTAAAGTTTTAAAAGGCATTTTAAACAATAATTATTCTGTTTTTGAAAAAGACTTCTAA